One stretch of Variovorax sp. 54 DNA includes these proteins:
- a CDS encoding amidohydrolase codes for MNRPIRQRLVAAAAAALALMWLPAAQAADTLLLNGELLTIDPAKPRAQALAVRGNRIVAVGSNAAIRKLRTAHTRVIDLGGKTVVPGLIDAHIHAIRGGQGFTFESYWYEQTTLSGALDQLAQEATKRGPGRWVAVMGAWHPAQFAEQRAPTPQDLSTALPHNPAYVQYLYDYAVVNNQAIDVLGLDTGATLPPGITIERDAQGRATGKLFGGIGPFSALFARISARPEAENRASLQAFFRELNRLGVTGVVDPAAGDHAIYSPLFTLWRDKALTVRVAYRASALAPGNETAWFQTSLAYLPPLFGDDMLRFLGVGEVLAFGMNDGVRMSAGFNPPQSARDELAQAALFAAERRYPLEIHAYTEDGAKAILDVLEKVAQTRPFKDLRWALTHINTGSEQTFERMRKLGLAYTVQMGPYFEAPAIQEAHGAEAAQASPPTRLALQKGLMVAGGTDSTRVGVINVWRAIEYHVTGRAVGGAVQRRVDHLLTREEALRLYTANAAWLTFSEPHRGSLTVGKLADFAVLDAPFLTVAADEIHTIRSVLTFVDGKPVHVAQRHGAALPPRTDASVLKTIGHMHDHGDDADSAPPRH; via the coding sequence ATGAACCGACCGATCCGACAACGGCTCGTCGCGGCCGCCGCTGCGGCGCTCGCGCTGATGTGGCTGCCCGCGGCGCAGGCTGCAGACACTCTGCTGCTCAACGGCGAACTCCTCACGATAGACCCCGCCAAGCCCCGCGCACAGGCGCTCGCGGTGCGCGGCAACCGCATCGTCGCGGTCGGCTCGAACGCTGCCATCCGCAAGCTGCGCACCGCGCACACCCGCGTCATCGACCTGGGTGGCAAGACGGTGGTGCCCGGGCTCATCGATGCGCACATCCACGCCATCCGCGGCGGCCAGGGCTTCACCTTCGAGAGCTACTGGTATGAGCAGACCACGCTGTCCGGCGCGCTCGACCAGCTCGCGCAAGAGGCGACGAAGCGCGGGCCCGGCCGATGGGTTGCGGTGATGGGCGCGTGGCATCCGGCGCAATTCGCCGAGCAACGCGCGCCGACGCCGCAGGACCTGAGCACCGCCCTGCCGCACAACCCGGCCTACGTGCAGTACCTGTACGACTACGCTGTCGTCAACAACCAGGCGATCGACGTGCTGGGGCTGGACACCGGCGCTACGCTGCCGCCCGGCATCACGATCGAACGGGATGCGCAAGGCCGAGCCACCGGCAAGCTGTTCGGCGGCATCGGACCTTTCTCCGCCTTGTTCGCGCGCATCAGCGCGCGCCCCGAAGCCGAGAACCGCGCCAGCCTGCAGGCCTTCTTCCGCGAACTCAACCGCCTGGGCGTGACCGGCGTCGTCGATCCGGCCGCGGGCGACCACGCCATCTACAGCCCGCTGTTCACGCTGTGGCGCGACAAGGCGCTGACCGTGCGCGTCGCCTACCGCGCCTCGGCCCTCGCGCCCGGCAACGAGACCGCCTGGTTCCAGACCAGCCTGGCCTACCTGCCGCCGCTGTTCGGCGACGACATGCTGCGCTTTCTCGGCGTGGGCGAAGTGCTGGCCTTCGGCATGAACGACGGCGTGCGCATGAGCGCGGGCTTCAATCCGCCGCAATCCGCCCGCGACGAGCTGGCGCAGGCTGCGCTGTTCGCGGCCGAGCGCCGCTATCCGCTGGAGATCCACGCCTACACCGAAGACGGCGCGAAGGCCATCCTCGATGTGCTCGAGAAGGTGGCGCAGACGCGGCCCTTCAAGGACCTGCGCTGGGCCCTCACGCACATCAACACAGGCTCCGAACAGACCTTCGAACGCATGCGCAAGCTGGGCCTGGCGTACACGGTGCAGATGGGCCCGTACTTCGAGGCACCGGCGATCCAAGAGGCCCATGGCGCCGAGGCCGCGCAGGCCTCGCCACCCACGCGCCTGGCACTGCAAAAGGGCCTGATGGTGGCCGGCGGCACCGACTCCACGCGCGTCGGCGTGATCAACGTGTGGCGCGCCATCGAGTACCACGTGACGGGCCGCGCCGTCGGCGGCGCTGTGCAGCGCCGTGTCGACCACCTGCTCACGCGTGAGGAAGCCTTGCGGCTGTACACGGCCAACGCCGCGTGGCTCACCTTCAGCGAGCCGCATCGCGGTTCGTTGACGGTGGGCAAGCTCGCGGACTTCGCGGTGCTCGATGCGCCCTTCCTCACGGTGGCGGCCGACGAGATCCACACGATCCGTTCCGTGCTGACCTTCGTCGACGGCAAGCCCGTGCATGTGGCGCAGCGCCACGGTGCCGCGTTGCCGCCGCGCACCGATGCCAGCGTGCTCAAGACTATCGGCCACATGCATGACCACGGCGACGACGCCGACAGCGCGCCGCCTCGCCATTGA
- a CDS encoding Bug family tripartite tricarboxylate transporter substrate binding protein, with the protein MKKILRLFAFAALQLGAVASHAQAADTWPNRPVRIVHGFAPGGPIDHLARLLAAQFHEHFKQSAIVEAKPGAGGTMAARYVARSAPDGYTLFLMASGHAAAPSLYGALPYDAVNDFTMISMVAQSPFAIIANPNAKFATVQELMKKAKAAPGTIDYGSGGNGSGMHLAAALLQSRAGVRFNHVPYRGGSATALAVVSGEVPIIVTSMAGMSAYIDSGKVKPLAVTSRQRFALYPDVPTLAETVLPDFDVTAWYALGGPKNLPPAIVAKLAEMVRVTLKRPEVAEGLRLQAADAWSTTPTEAQAFVAKEVTRWTQVVRDEKISAQN; encoded by the coding sequence ATGAAAAAAATACTGAGACTCTTCGCGTTCGCCGCGCTGCAACTGGGCGCCGTGGCCTCGCACGCGCAGGCCGCTGACACCTGGCCGAACCGGCCGGTGCGCATCGTGCACGGCTTCGCGCCGGGCGGTCCCATCGACCACCTGGCGCGCCTGCTGGCGGCACAGTTCCACGAGCACTTCAAGCAGTCGGCCATCGTCGAGGCGAAGCCGGGCGCGGGCGGCACGATGGCCGCGCGCTACGTGGCGCGCAGCGCACCCGACGGCTACACGCTCTTTCTCATGGCCTCCGGCCATGCGGCGGCGCCCAGCCTGTACGGCGCGCTGCCGTATGACGCAGTGAATGACTTCACGATGATCTCGATGGTGGCGCAGAGCCCGTTCGCGATCATCGCCAACCCCAACGCGAAGTTCGCCACCGTGCAGGAGCTGATGAAGAAGGCCAAGGCCGCGCCCGGCACCATCGACTACGGCTCGGGCGGCAACGGCAGCGGCATGCACCTGGCCGCGGCGCTGCTGCAGTCGCGGGCGGGCGTGCGCTTCAACCACGTGCCCTACCGCGGCGGCAGCGCCACCGCGCTGGCGGTGGTGAGCGGCGAGGTGCCGATCATCGTCACGTCGATGGCCGGCATGAGCGCCTACATCGACAGCGGCAAGGTCAAGCCGCTGGCCGTGACCTCGCGCCAGCGCTTCGCGCTGTACCCCGACGTGCCGACCCTTGCCGAAACCGTGCTGCCCGACTTCGACGTGACCGCCTGGTATGCCTTGGGCGGGCCGAAGAACCTGCCGCCGGCCATCGTCGCGAAGCTCGCCGAGATGGTGCGCGTCACGCTCAAGCGCCCCGAGGTCGCCGAAGGCCTGCGGCTGCAGGCGGCCGATGCGTGGTCCACCACGCCGACGGAGGCGCAGGCCTTCGTCGCGAAGGAGGTGACGCGCTGGACCCAGGTGGTCCGCGACGAGAAGATCTCGGCGCAGAACTGA
- a CDS encoding amidohydrolase family protein gives MTHTLIKNASILTRDPKLGDLHGSDLLIDGDRIAAVGPNLQAPPDAEVIDAKGMVLMPGLIDGHRHVWEIIDMGRLVKTRPAEYAPYYQQWKMRTIVSMTPEDNYLAELIGGLQAIDSGVTTVLDYAHGQPSEDRAMAAAQGLRDSGIAGWFAFQLGVSSSYKPGDTVSLAKADGERIAMTNESHWKTAERLQKELFSDSTALLQLGLAPSGNNGSRIDDIRKEWTRARGMGVKMLAAHIHKPERPHAPGVMGHRDSGMPDLHEAGLLGPDYQATHANRLTSEELKMLRDTGGMICATAMGEFPYVMSPSKGPSVHGRARAAGVPTGMGIDISLALTGDYFEHIRATFWSLYLDPECRGYVGRYTSEDILDFATSMGAQAVRLGGVTGTITVGKRADLVLLSTDRIGFGMAGSLADRVVTFAGTPDVDSVWIAGKARKRHGKMLGVDWANLKARLVEAQERVGAQAASIKFV, from the coding sequence ATGACGCACACACTGATCAAGAACGCCAGCATCCTGACGCGAGACCCCAAGCTCGGAGACCTGCACGGCAGTGACCTGCTGATCGACGGCGACCGCATTGCCGCCGTTGGCCCGAACCTGCAGGCGCCGCCCGACGCCGAAGTCATCGATGCGAAAGGCATGGTCCTCATGCCGGGCCTGATCGACGGCCACCGCCACGTCTGGGAAATCATCGACATGGGCCGCCTGGTGAAAACGCGCCCGGCCGAGTACGCGCCGTACTACCAGCAGTGGAAGATGCGCACGATCGTGTCGATGACGCCCGAGGACAACTACCTCGCGGAACTGATCGGCGGCCTGCAGGCCATCGACTCCGGCGTGACCACGGTGCTCGACTACGCGCACGGCCAGCCCAGCGAAGACCGCGCCATGGCCGCCGCGCAAGGCCTGCGCGACTCGGGCATCGCCGGCTGGTTCGCCTTCCAGCTCGGCGTGTCGTCTTCGTACAAGCCGGGCGACACCGTGTCGCTCGCCAAGGCCGACGGCGAGCGCATCGCGATGACCAACGAGTCGCATTGGAAGACCGCCGAACGGCTGCAGAAAGAGTTGTTCTCCGACAGCACGGCGCTGCTGCAACTCGGCCTGGCACCGAGCGGCAACAACGGCAGCCGCATCGACGACATCCGCAAGGAGTGGACGCGTGCGCGCGGCATGGGCGTGAAGATGCTCGCGGCCCACATCCACAAGCCTGAGCGGCCGCACGCACCGGGCGTGATGGGCCATCGCGATTCGGGCATGCCCGACCTGCACGAAGCCGGCCTGCTCGGCCCCGACTACCAGGCCACGCACGCCAACCGGCTCACGTCGGAAGAACTGAAGATGCTGCGCGACACCGGCGGCATGATCTGCGCGACCGCGATGGGCGAGTTTCCGTACGTGATGTCGCCGAGCAAGGGTCCGTCGGTGCACGGGCGCGCACGCGCGGCCGGTGTGCCCACGGGCATGGGCATCGACATCTCGCTGGCGCTCACGGGCGATTACTTCGAGCACATCCGCGCCACGTTCTGGAGCCTGTACCTCGACCCCGAATGCCGCGGGTACGTCGGCCGGTACACGTCGGAAGACATCCTGGACTTCGCCACCTCGATGGGCGCGCAGGCGGTGCGGCTGGGCGGCGTGACGGGCACCATCACCGTCGGCAAGCGCGCCGACCTCGTGCTGCTGAGCACCGACCGCATCGGCTTCGGCATGGCCGGCAGCCTCGCGGACCGTGTTGTCACCTTTGCGGGCACGCCCGACGTCGACAGCGTGTGGATCGCCGGCAAGGCGCGCAAGCGGCACGGCAAGATGCTCGGTGTCGATTGGGCGAACCTCAAGGCCCGGCTGGTGGAAGCGCAGGAGCGCGTGGGGGCCCAGGCCGCCAGCATCAAGTTCGTCTGA
- a CDS encoding LysR family transcriptional regulator translates to MDRLTAMCVFRKVVERGSFTVAAEQMRMSNASVSKYVAALENHIGTPLLARTTRRINLTDAGRSYYDKCVRILDDVEEAEKSAGQLQTTPRGLLKVRAPVSLGTAHLGRTVADFLAGFPEVTIDMTLNDRFVDPAEEGVDVALFIADHVKDATGATRAIAKMPRMLVAAPAYLATRGAPEALADLVRHNCLVYTRGQTPDEWRFTEAGSERTVRVGGNCRCNNSLVLREALLAGAGIGLLPAFLVTGHLVDGNLHTVLPGVVPEPRTLFAVFPQPRRPSPKVREFVNFVARSFAADSQWQLEAEDAAAVV, encoded by the coding sequence ATGGACCGCCTCACGGCCATGTGTGTGTTCCGCAAGGTGGTCGAGCGCGGCAGTTTCACGGTCGCCGCTGAGCAGATGCGCATGTCCAACGCGTCGGTGAGCAAGTACGTGGCGGCGCTCGAAAACCACATCGGCACGCCGCTGCTGGCGCGCACCACGCGGCGCATCAACCTCACCGATGCCGGGCGCAGCTACTACGACAAGTGCGTGCGCATCCTCGACGACGTGGAGGAGGCCGAGAAGTCTGCTGGCCAGCTGCAGACCACGCCGCGCGGCCTGCTGAAAGTGCGCGCGCCGGTGTCGCTCGGCACGGCGCACCTGGGCCGCACGGTGGCGGATTTCCTGGCCGGCTTTCCCGAGGTGACGATCGACATGACGCTCAACGATCGCTTCGTCGATCCGGCGGAAGAGGGCGTCGATGTGGCGCTGTTCATTGCCGACCACGTGAAGGACGCGACCGGTGCCACCCGCGCCATCGCGAAGATGCCGCGCATGCTGGTCGCCGCACCGGCCTACCTGGCGACACGCGGTGCGCCCGAAGCACTGGCGGACCTCGTGCGCCACAACTGCCTGGTCTACACGCGCGGCCAGACGCCCGACGAGTGGCGCTTCACCGAAGCCGGCAGCGAACGCACGGTGCGCGTCGGCGGCAACTGCCGCTGCAACAACAGCCTCGTGCTGCGCGAGGCATTGCTCGCCGGCGCGGGCATCGGCCTGCTGCCCGCGTTCCTGGTGACGGGCCATCTGGTCGACGGCAACCTGCACACCGTGCTGCCCGGCGTGGTGCCCGAACCGCGCACGCTGTTCGCCGTGTTCCCGCAGCCGCGCCGGCCCTCTCCGAAGGTGCGCGAGTTCGTGAACTTCGTGGCGCGCAGTTTTGCGGCCGACAGCCAGTGGCAGCTCGAAGCGGAAGACGCGGCGGCAGTGGTCTAG
- a CDS encoding amidohydrolase family protein has product MTPPKIAPPSGSAPPAGLTRKAFLGLSASAAAAAAFAPQAMAQTPKPAASPRGPARRTLIRGADLLTMDPLNKELQATDVLIENGKIAAIGKRLPAGDAEVIEARGMILMPGMIDGHRHMWHGLDAGRIVKAEPNAYAKGYIGWQRRTMACMTPEDNYLAELIGGLQAIDAGVTTVLDYAHGQPTEEKALAAARGVKDSGVAGWFTFQLGRATAFGPGSTISTARVHADLNTTTETNWKTVERLQKELFSDSNGLLQLGLAPSNATGRAVAEVRKEWERARATGVKMIAAHVHKTAQPQPAGTIGHRGSGIVDLHEAGLLGPDYHASHGNRLTDDELKMLRDTGGMLCATVVGEFPYMMTPHLMASAHGRARHAGVATGIGIDVNSVLQQDYFEHVRCAFLSLFLEPEGREIVRNYKSEDSLDFATALGARAVRLGDVTGSLTVGKRADLVLLRTDRIGFAMLGSLADRVMNFASQADVDSVWVAGKARKRHGKMLGVDWAKLKAQQVAAQQRIGPQQASITFTT; this is encoded by the coding sequence ATGACCCCACCCAAGATCGCCCCGCCTTCGGGCTCGGCGCCACCGGCCGGATTGACCCGCAAGGCTTTCCTCGGACTGTCGGCCAGCGCAGCCGCCGCGGCGGCCTTTGCCCCGCAGGCCATGGCGCAAACACCGAAGCCCGCTGCGTCGCCACGCGGCCCCGCGCGGCGCACACTGATCCGCGGCGCCGACCTGCTCACGATGGACCCGCTGAACAAGGAGCTGCAGGCGACCGACGTGCTGATCGAGAACGGCAAGATCGCAGCCATCGGCAAGCGCCTGCCCGCCGGCGATGCCGAAGTGATCGAGGCGCGCGGCATGATCCTGATGCCCGGCATGATCGACGGCCACCGCCACATGTGGCACGGCCTGGATGCGGGCCGCATCGTCAAGGCCGAACCGAATGCCTACGCCAAGGGCTACATCGGCTGGCAGCGGCGCACCATGGCCTGCATGACGCCCGAGGACAACTACCTCGCGGAACTGATCGGGGGCCTGCAGGCCATCGACGCGGGCGTGACGACCGTGCTCGATTACGCGCATGGCCAGCCCACTGAAGAGAAAGCGCTGGCCGCGGCGCGCGGCGTCAAGGACTCGGGCGTGGCCGGCTGGTTCACCTTCCAGCTCGGGCGCGCAACCGCCTTCGGGCCGGGCTCGACGATCTCGACGGCGCGCGTGCATGCCGACCTCAACACGACCACCGAAACCAACTGGAAGACCGTCGAGCGCCTGCAGAAGGAGTTGTTCTCCGACAGCAACGGCCTGCTGCAACTGGGCCTGGCGCCGTCGAATGCCACCGGCCGCGCCGTGGCCGAGGTGCGCAAGGAATGGGAGCGTGCCCGCGCCACCGGCGTGAAGATGATTGCCGCGCACGTGCACAAGACGGCGCAGCCGCAGCCCGCCGGCACCATCGGCCACCGCGGCTCCGGCATCGTCGACCTGCACGAGGCGGGGCTGCTCGGGCCCGACTACCACGCCTCGCACGGCAACCGCCTCACCGACGATGAGCTCAAGATGCTGCGCGACACCGGCGGCATGCTCTGTGCCACGGTGGTCGGCGAGTTCCCCTACATGATGACGCCGCACCTCATGGCCTCCGCGCACGGCCGCGCGCGCCATGCCGGCGTGGCCACCGGCATCGGCATCGACGTGAACTCGGTGCTGCAGCAGGACTACTTCGAGCACGTGCGCTGCGCGTTCCTCAGCCTCTTTCTCGAGCCCGAGGGCCGCGAGATCGTGCGCAACTACAAGTCGGAAGACTCGCTCGACTTCGCCACCGCGCTCGGCGCCAGGGCCGTGCGGCTGGGCGACGTCACGGGCAGCCTCACGGTCGGCAAGCGCGCCGACCTGGTGCTGCTGCGCACCGACCGCATCGGCTTCGCCATGCTGGGCAGCCTGGCCGACCGGGTGATGAACTTCGCCTCGCAGGCCGACGTCGACAGCGTGTGGGTCGCTGGCAAAGCGCGCAAGCGGCACGGAAAGATGCTCGGCGTCGACTGGGCGAAGCTCAAGGCCCAGCAGGTGGCCGCGCAGCAGCGCATCGGGCCGCAGCAGGCCAGCATCACCTTCACGACCTAG
- a CDS encoding porin yields the protein MNKSLIALATVSLASAASAQSSVTVFGVIDAMVSSYSNRSEDPHGLTPAVTVRRTALGHSGYSTSRLGFRGTEDLGGGLATSFWLEAPITNDDGAMGIANFSRRSTVSLSGGFGEIRLGRDFTPTFWNDTLFDPINTNGAGGNLILAANTAFAGNANYVRASNSIGYFLPPNLGGFHGQLQYALHERDSYDPGTATPPGAHPITGARNPGAVAPSRAGRYIGGRLGYANGPLQLAAAYGDSTVADNYYAGSTDSVKTMNLGASYHFGSVKLFGEWSRSRHARDLAQPALGGGLRKVDLEGYVVGVTVPVGAGLIRAAYSHVTYDQDNTGAPFAVTKNPKAGKLALGYVHNLSKRTALYATVGHVRNKNGAALTTGGPAFVQTAGLTPKTSTGYDFGIRHAF from the coding sequence ATGAACAAGTCCCTGATTGCCCTGGCCACCGTCTCCCTGGCCAGTGCTGCTTCGGCCCAATCCTCGGTCACCGTCTTCGGTGTGATCGATGCGATGGTCAGCAGTTATTCGAACCGCTCGGAAGACCCACACGGCCTCACGCCCGCGGTGACCGTGCGCCGCACCGCCCTCGGGCACTCCGGCTACAGCACCAGCCGCCTGGGCTTTCGCGGCACCGAAGACCTGGGCGGCGGCCTGGCCACCAGCTTCTGGCTCGAAGCCCCGATCACCAATGACGACGGCGCCATGGGCATCGCGAACTTCTCGCGCCGCTCGACCGTGAGCCTCTCGGGCGGCTTCGGCGAGATCCGCCTCGGCCGCGACTTCACGCCGACCTTCTGGAACGACACGCTGTTCGACCCGATCAACACCAACGGCGCCGGCGGCAACCTGATCCTCGCTGCCAACACCGCCTTCGCGGGCAACGCGAACTACGTGCGGGCGAGCAATTCCATCGGCTACTTCCTGCCGCCGAACCTTGGTGGATTTCACGGGCAGCTGCAGTACGCGCTGCACGAGCGCGACAGCTACGACCCCGGCACCGCGACGCCGCCGGGCGCGCATCCGATCACGGGCGCACGCAATCCTGGCGCGGTCGCTCCCTCGCGCGCAGGCCGCTACATCGGCGGGCGTCTTGGCTACGCGAACGGACCGCTGCAACTGGCCGCGGCCTACGGCGACAGCACCGTCGCCGACAACTACTACGCTGGCAGCACCGACTCGGTGAAGACGATGAACCTCGGCGCCTCGTACCACTTCGGCAGCGTGAAGCTCTTCGGCGAATGGTCGCGCTCGCGGCATGCGCGCGACCTTGCGCAGCCCGCGCTCGGCGGCGGCCTGCGCAAGGTGGACCTCGAGGGCTACGTCGTCGGCGTCACCGTGCCCGTCGGCGCCGGGCTGATCCGCGCCGCGTACTCGCACGTCACCTACGACCAGGACAACACCGGCGCACCCTTCGCCGTGACGAAGAACCCGAAGGCCGGCAAGCTGGCGCTGGGCTACGTGCACAACCTGTCGAAGCGCACCGCGCTGTATGCGACCGTGGGCCACGTGCGCAACAAGAACGGCGCGGCGCTCACCACGGGCGGGCCGGCTTTCGTGCAGACCGCGGGGCTCACGCCGAAGACCTCCACCGGCTACGACTTCGGCATTCGCCACGCCTTCTAG
- the fusA gene encoding elongation factor G, with product MPSRSNGLAAEMEAVRTLALVGAAAAGKTSLAEALLFKAGAIGACGSVERGSTVSDHDPLERRMLHSLNASVMHLTHAATRIHLIDTPGGPDFLGQSLPALEAVETVAVVINAATGIEPMAVRMMEYATSRHLARIIIVNKIDSQGISLAGLLADIQATFGRECLPLNVPDGVNRQVIDCFFNRFGRSDFGPVEASHRALVEQVVEVDAAFVDRYLEEGDVDPSELHAPLEQALREGHLIPVCFTSSRSGAGVAELLDVIVKLLPDPTEANPPAFIVGEGAQAQPMKALPDPSLHVLAHVFKITIDPFVGKMGVFRVHQGTVTRDSQLYIGDGRKPFKVGHLFKLQGKDHVEVSHAVPGDIVAVAKVDEIHFDAVLHDAAEDSHVHLAPLPFPVPVYGLAVEPKRHGDEQRAWEILGKLAAEDPCLRIEHVAATNETVLYGLGELHLRLVLERLREVYRFEVQTRPPRIAYRETVTAPAEGHHRHKKQTGGAGQFAEVFLRIEPLARGAGFQFADEVRGGAIPNQFIPAVEKGVREVLVYGAIAGYPVVDVRVVVYDGKHHSVDSKDIAFATAGRKAFMAAIREAQPTVLEPIVQIEIAVPEHSVGDVTSDLSSRRGLVTGTSGQGGGTVAIGGQVPEVELANYQSRLNAMTSGQGRYTIALSHYDAVPPAVQKTLMSEYRGREDD from the coding sequence ATGCCAAGCCGATCGAACGGCCTCGCGGCCGAAATGGAAGCCGTGCGAACGCTGGCGCTCGTGGGCGCCGCCGCCGCCGGCAAAACGTCCCTCGCCGAGGCCTTGCTGTTCAAGGCGGGCGCCATCGGGGCGTGCGGCAGCGTCGAGCGCGGCAGCACCGTCAGCGACCACGACCCGCTCGAGCGGCGCATGCTGCATTCGCTCAACGCCTCGGTGATGCACCTCACGCATGCCGCCACGCGCATCCACCTCATCGACACGCCCGGCGGCCCCGACTTTCTCGGCCAGAGCCTGCCGGCGCTGGAGGCGGTCGAAACCGTGGCGGTGGTCATCAATGCCGCCACCGGCATCGAGCCGATGGCGGTGCGCATGATGGAGTACGCGACCTCGCGACACCTCGCCCGCATCATCATCGTCAACAAGATCGACTCGCAGGGCATCTCGCTGGCGGGCCTGCTGGCCGACATCCAGGCGACCTTCGGCCGCGAATGCCTGCCGCTGAACGTGCCCGACGGGGTCAACCGGCAGGTGATCGACTGCTTCTTCAACCGCTTCGGGCGCTCCGACTTCGGCCCCGTCGAGGCGTCGCACCGCGCGCTGGTCGAGCAGGTGGTCGAGGTCGATGCGGCCTTTGTCGACCGCTACCTCGAGGAAGGCGACGTGGACCCGTCCGAGCTGCACGCGCCGCTCGAGCAGGCGCTGCGCGAAGGCCACCTGATCCCGGTGTGCTTCACCTCGTCGCGCAGCGGCGCCGGCGTGGCCGAGCTGCTGGACGTGATCGTCAAGCTCCTGCCCGATCCGACCGAGGCCAACCCGCCGGCGTTCATCGTCGGCGAAGGCGCGCAGGCCCAGCCCATGAAGGCCCTGCCCGATCCGTCGCTGCACGTGCTCGCACATGTTTTCAAGATCACCATCGACCCCTTCGTCGGCAAGATGGGGGTCTTCCGCGTGCACCAGGGCACGGTCACGCGCGACAGCCAGCTCTACATCGGCGACGGCCGCAAACCCTTCAAGGTGGGGCACCTGTTCAAGCTCCAGGGCAAGGACCATGTCGAGGTGTCGCACGCGGTGCCCGGCGACATCGTGGCGGTGGCCAAGGTCGACGAGATCCATTTCGATGCCGTGCTGCACGATGCGGCCGAAGACAGCCACGTGCATCTTGCGCCGCTGCCGTTCCCGGTGCCGGTGTACGGCCTGGCCGTGGAGCCCAAGCGCCACGGCGACGAGCAGCGCGCCTGGGAAATCCTCGGCAAGCTCGCGGCCGAAGACCCGTGCCTGCGCATCGAGCATGTGGCCGCGACCAACGAGACGGTGCTCTACGGCCTGGGCGAGCTGCATCTGCGTCTCGTGCTCGAACGCCTGCGCGAGGTGTACCGCTTCGAGGTCCAGACGCGGCCGCCGCGCATCGCCTACCGCGAGACCGTGACCGCGCCGGCCGAGGGCCACCACCGCCACAAGAAGCAGACCGGCGGCGCCGGCCAGTTCGCCGAAGTCTTCCTGCGCATCGAGCCGCTGGCGCGCGGCGCGGGATTCCAGTTCGCGGACGAAGTCAGGGGCGGCGCCATTCCGAACCAGTTCATCCCCGCGGTCGAGAAAGGCGTGCGCGAGGTGCTGGTGTACGGCGCGATCGCCGGCTACCCCGTGGTCGACGTGCGCGTGGTGGTGTACGACGGCAAGCACCACAGCGTGGACAGCAAGGACATCGCCTTCGCGACCGCCGGCCGCAAGGCCTTCATGGCGGCGATCCGCGAGGCGCAGCCGACCGTGCTCGAGCCCATCGTGCAGATCGAGATCGCCGTGCCCGAGCACTCGGTGGGCGACGTCACGAGCGACCTGTCGTCGCGGCGCGGCCTGGTCACCGGCACCTCGGGCCAGGGCGGCGGCACGGTGGCCATCGGCGGGCAGGTGCCCGAGGTCGAGCTGGCCAATTACCAGTCGCGGCTCAACGCAATGACCAGCGGCCAGGGCCGCTACACCATCGCGTTGTCGCACTACGACGCGGTGCCGCCGGCTGTGCAGAAGACGTTGATGAGCGAGTACCGCGGGCGCGAGGACGACTAG